Within Serratia odorifera, the genomic segment GCAGCTCTGATAATCCAGTACGCGGACCGTCTCCTGTTCGGCGAACTGTTGATGCTGTTTCTCTTGTTTCAATACGTTCAATACCGCCTGACAGGACTGCAGTTTCTCTGGCGAACCTTCCGCCGTATTGATGCAGGCACTGTAGGCCTGACGCAGTTTGGCGTCTTCCGGCGGGGTTTGCGGCTGAACGCAGGCGCTAAGCCCGAGTACCGCAGCCACCAACAACAATAGGTTTTTCATCGCTGTTCCTTGAGCATGCTTGCCCGGTGTCACCACCGGGCAAGGAGCATTAGAAGAGAGTAAATGGCGCAATCACGATAAATTTCACGTCGCGCTCATCCTGGAAGATGTTGCCGTAGCCGCCACCGTAGCTTGGGATGTCGGTATGGTTGTCGTATTGAGTAAAGTGCAGCTTGAACAAGGTGCCTTTCGCCCGCCCTTCCTGCACGGTGTACAGTGCATCCAGGCTGTAGGCACTTTCCTTCAAACGCTGGCTTTGGTCATACATCGGGTTGGTGCTCGGCTTGGCGTCCCAGCCGTAAACGTAGGATGCGCCCACCGCCCAGCCCGGAAGATTCCAGTTGCTAAGGTCATACATCGCGCCGGCGAACACCGCTTTTTCGCCATTGGCATTGAAGTCGGAACGGTTATCCCACCAGATATCCAGCCGGCCATTGGAGGAGGCGTAGGTTGGCGTCATACGCTGTAAAAAGAACCCCTGATTACCTTCCGCCTTCACCCAGGTGCCTTCCAGCCGCAAATCGACCTGGCCGATTTTGTAGCCAAACGTCAGCGCTTGCAGCCAGGCCATGCCGTCATACAGATCGCTGGTACTTGCCGGATTGACGTCCTTGGCATCATGGATGCGGTCGCGCGCGCCATAGAATTGGTAACTGGCACTCAACGGGTTGCCGGCAACGTCAAATTTGTAAGAGCCTTTGGCAAAGTATTGGTCCATATAGCCTTGCGACTGGCCAAATGCCGCTTCCAATACCAGATCGTTCTTGAAGTCATACTTGGCGCCCAGCGAGTGCAGATAAGACACACCGGTTTTCTTGTCACCCTGGCGGAACTTGTCCATTTCCAGGTTCCATGGGGATTTGTATTTGTCGGTCCACATGTAGGAGAAACTCAGGGCACCGGCATCGCCGTAATCAAAGTTGGCTCCGGCTTCAGCACCCTGATAGGTGCCGGGCATAAAGCTCCAGTGCGGCGCCAGCAGCG encodes:
- the chiQ gene encoding ChiQ/YbfN family lipoprotein, with translation MKNLLLLVAAVLGLSACVQPQTPPEDAKLRQAYSACINTAEGSPEKLQSCQAVLNVLKQEKQHQQFAEQETVRVLDYQSCIQAVHTGNGQAYDSQCGKIWQEIRANNH
- the chiP gene encoding chitoporin ChiP, whose protein sequence is MATHGAQRKSLALAVAGALLGTGFTIAPEAKAAGFIDDSTLTGGIYYWQRERDRKDVTDGDKYKTNLSHSTWNANLDFSSGYAADMFGIDLAAFTAIEMAESSESGHPNEIAFSNSNHAYDEDWSGDKSGISVYKAAGKFKYGPVWARAGWIQPTGQTLLAPHWSFMPGTYQGAEAGANFDYGDAGALSFSYMWTDKYKSPWNLEMDKFRQGDKKTGVSYLHSLGAKYDFKNDLVLEAAFGQSQGYMDQYFAKGSYKFDVAGNPLSASYQFYGARDRIHDAKDVNPASTSDLYDGMAWLQALTFGYKIGQVDLRLEGTWVKAEGNQGFFLQRMTPTYASSNGRLDIWWDNRSDFNANGEKAVFAGAMYDLSNWNLPGWAVGASYVYGWDAKPSTNPMYDQSQRLKESAYSLDALYTVQEGRAKGTLFKLHFTQYDNHTDIPSYGGGYGNIFQDERDVKFIVIAPFTLF